One Calditrichota bacterium DNA window includes the following coding sequences:
- a CDS encoding DNA repair exonuclease: protein MPLDSLKFLHLADLHLGADTVGGRLRLPYDKAQVRARELREVLRRTVEIAREESVQVILIAGDLWEEGSGQEEALVVVDYLGRAGLPVVIAPGNHDYYHPASYYSDSLLEARTGHRWPDNIHIFRDYDFTPRTFPELQGVVFSGLAFHSNQLVQSRRLAENIDRPDGALHIAVLHGSRDGGSLPPGKKRTLPFSDEELLRHNFDYAALGHYHSHSVIHDSQGRVRAAYPGAAAALTIDEPGERGCLVGLVRPGGVVPDELRFRELDTRRIVRLVVSLDGAAHSAAVQERIEKSLQDAHVRREDICLVELEGRYPPGSRIDLSDDFLQSACWHLRVDDSAVTADFSLDDNSDPNPRTAEGLFVERLRTMIAEARKRGDEREERHLLSALQFGMEALRGQDVAMR from the coding sequence ATGCCCCTTGACTCCCTGAAATTCCTGCACCTTGCCGATCTGCACCTCGGCGCCGACACCGTCGGCGGGCGCCTGCGCCTTCCTTACGATAAGGCTCAGGTGCGAGCCCGTGAACTGCGCGAGGTTCTGCGGCGAACGGTCGAGATCGCGCGCGAGGAATCGGTCCAGGTAATCCTCATCGCCGGAGACCTCTGGGAGGAAGGCTCCGGCCAGGAGGAAGCCCTGGTCGTCGTCGATTATCTCGGCCGCGCCGGACTGCCGGTCGTCATCGCGCCCGGCAATCACGACTATTATCACCCCGCCAGTTACTACAGCGACAGCCTCCTCGAAGCGCGCACCGGCCACAGGTGGCCGGACAATATCCACATTTTTCGCGACTACGACTTCACCCCCCGGACGTTTCCGGAACTACAGGGCGTCGTCTTCAGCGGCCTGGCGTTTCACAGCAACCAGTTGGTGCAGAGCCGTCGGTTGGCCGAAAACATCGACCGGCCCGATGGAGCGCTCCATATTGCGGTTCTGCATGGCTCGCGCGACGGCGGGAGCCTGCCTCCCGGCAAGAAGCGGACGCTGCCCTTTTCCGACGAGGAACTTCTCCGTCACAACTTCGACTATGCTGCGTTAGGGCATTATCACAGTCATTCCGTCATCCACGACTCGCAAGGCCGGGTGCGGGCGGCTTATCCGGGGGCTGCCGCTGCCTTAACCATCGACGAGCCGGGCGAGCGCGGCTGCCTGGTCGGTCTCGTTCGACCGGGCGGCGTTGTGCCGGACGAACTTCGCTTCCGGGAACTCGATACCCGCCGCATCGTTAGGCTTGTGGTATCGCTCGATGGCGCAGCCCATTCTGCAGCCGTTCAGGAACGAATTGAGAAGTCGCTTCAGGACGCCCATGTCCGCCGCGAGGACATCTGCCTCGTCGAGTTGGAAGGTCGCTATCCCCCCGGCAGCCGGATCGACCTCTCCGACGACTTTCTCCAGAGCGCTTGCTGGCACTTGAGGGTGGACGACAGCGCCGTGACCGCCGACTTTTCGCTCGACGACAACTCAGATCCCAATCCCCGCACCGCCGAAGGCCTCTTTGTGGAACGTCTGCGGACGATGATCGCCGAGGCTCGCAAGCGCGGTGACGAGCGGGAAGAACGGCACCTGTTGAGTGCGCTCCAGTTTGGAATGGAGGCCTTGCGCGGGCAGGATGTGGCGATGCGCTGA